The genomic interval AACTTTCAGCCGCGCCTGGCGTGTCACGTCGCGAGCCTGCTCTTGCGCTTCACGGGTGACGGCGTCGGCTTCCTGGCGCGCCTCGGCGGCGGCCCGCTCGGCCTCGCGACCTGCGGTGCGAGCTGCATCACGCGCATTGCGAACGTGCTCGTGCAGTTCGTCGGAATTCGGCACGTACGTCAACACATCGCCAACGCCTGCCGGCAGTTTGATCGCCAGGCGTCCCACCATCGGCTCGACATGCGGGCGGACTTCTTCGGGAAGCTGGTCGAGCGTTCCTTCGGTCACTTCCCATGTTTTGTCTCCTTGCTCGACCTTGATTTTCGCAGGCTCCTTGCCGCGTTTCTGAATCGTCACCGACATATCGTCTGGCAGATCGGGATGATGCATCATCAGCGCCATCCGTGGCGGTAACATGCGCCCCGGCCGGATGATCTGCACACCCACCGGCGTTCCTGCGCCAGGAACTGGCAGATTGAAGTTGATATCGCGACGTTTCCTCGGCGTTACGGCGACGTCTTGCCGCTCCCCCTCGCGGACCAGGGTAATGGTTATCTCGCTTCCGCCGGCGGCGCTAACCGCCGCGATCAAATCCGCGACCTCGGCCAGCGGCCTGTCACCCACCGACACTAGAATGTCGTTCTTCTGCATTCCCCCTTTGCCCGCCGGGCTGTCGGGAATCACGTCGATGACGACCAGCCCTTTCTCTTCGTCGATCTTCAATTCGTCGCGCAGGTCCTCGGTGAGCGGTGCGCAACTCACGCCCAGCATGTATTCCTTCGTAAGCGTTTCTTGCCCCTGTACAACCGTGGCGATTGTCAGCATGGCGGCCAGGCTCGCCAGGCGCAGCAAATTTGTTCGCAAAGTGGGGAGTGCCATAGGATTTGTCCTTTCACAATGGCGGAACACGTAGTACCTCAATTAATCTTCAGCAACGGGCCAACCAATCGGCAGCCCCGCGGTTCGGCGCAATAACACGGATTTAGTGGTAAACAGCGGCGCTGACCGGCGTGAACTCGACCTGGTCGACGGGCACGACATACTGCCGACCGTCGTCAAGGCGCACTGGCAAAAACTGCCGCCGCTCGTCGACGCGATGTCCCATCCGCTCCAGGGCCTGCCGCAATTCGCGCGGCACGATCGGTTCGCGCTGTGTCAGCCAGGCATCGTCAGCGCTTGTGGATTCGATCGGTAGCTCGACTTCACGCTGACCACGCGCGCCGTCATCCATTACGAGCTTGACCGTGTCCAAACGACCTGTGTCAGTAGCTGCATCAGCCTTCTTCGCGGTATTGCGCGGCAGCGGATCGGCCGTCGCCAATTTCGTGACGACCGGCGCACCCGTGTCGGAATCGCCGACCAATTGCCGGGCTTCGGGGGAGCGAATTGTCCAAGCCAGCCCAAACGCCAACAGGAACGTGGCGGCCATCGCCCACGGCAGGCTCACGTTCGTCGCTTTCCACCAGAGGCTCGGAGAAGCTTCGACCGTTGGTTTCGATTCGAAACTCGTCACAGTCGATTCCGCCACCGGCGCGGCGACATCCGCGACTTTTGGCTTCACAGATTTCGGCGGCACTGCAAAGCTGCCTAGCTCCTGCTCCCAGGTTTGCGCCTCGAGAAATGCCAGCGCGCAGCGGCGCCAGCCGTCGGGCCGCGTGTCGAGTGTGGCGAGCAGTTGCCGCCGTTCTTGATCGCCCAACTCGCCGTCAACCAAACGGTCGAGCTGTCGCAGTTCGTCGGGAGTGAATTCTTGTTCGTGCTTGATCATTGTTATACCTCGATCACGTTTACCGCCGTCAGCGCTTCGCGCAGACGTAGCCGGGCGCGGTGCAGCCGCGCTTCGACCGCGCTATGACTGATACCCAAGTGGCTGGCGATATCGTGGTAGCTCCAATCTTCGGCATACTTGAGTAACAGAATTTCCGCGTCGCGCGACACCATCGTCGCCAGCGCTTCGCGCACTTGTCTTCCTCGCTCATCGGCCATCAGCCATTGCAAGGGATCGACCGTGCGTCGATCGACCTCCGTCGGCTGCGTCTCGCGTGCAAAACGGTCGACCAGGTTGCGCCGCCGGCCGTGCTTGCGCCGGTAGAGCAACACCTGCCGCACGGCCAGACGGTACAGCCAGGGTGCGACTTTCGTGGCGTCCGCAAGCGGCGCCTTCTGCGCCACCGCGGCCAACGACACCTCTTGCAGCACCTCGTCGACCGCCTGCCAATCTCCCACCCGCGCGCGGACCACCATCCGCAGCCAACGGTCGTGCTCGGCAAGCGCCGCCTGCCAGTCGACCGCAACCTGCGGCACCCGCCCTTCGGCTTGGTTGGGGGATTGTGCCTTTGTCATGGCTACCAACAGAGTTACCGCCAGGGCATGGCGTCTTGCACGACTCTCGAAAAAGAGTCGCCTCGGTGCGCGGAAGTGCCGGCCATGAATCGCCTTAAGATTATACCGTGGCAGCTGGTAAGGCTTGAAATCACTGCCCTTGTCGAGCGCCTTTTGAATCGCCGGACAGTGCCCTAGAATCGACTCGCTGCGGCATTTTAGCCGCTGTCAAACCTGCCGCTCATCGCCACAGTTCCCACATTATCAACAATGGCAAAATCCGCCCGCTACTGGCTCTTCAAATCCGAGCCCGAAAGCTTTTCGATCCAAAATTTGGCTGCCGCGCCGAAACAGACGACGTTTTGGGACGGTGTGCGCAACTATCAAGCGCGCAATTCTCTACGCGACGACATCAAGCCAGGCGATCATGTGTTGTTTTATCATTCAGCCGCCGACCCGCCGGCAGTTGTGGGGACGGCCAGCGTCGTACGCGAAGGCTATCCCGACCATACGGCCTGGCAAAAAACGAATCATCACTTCGATCCCAAGTCGACGGCTGAAAAACCCATTTGGTACATGGTCGACATCCAACTGGAAGAGATATTTCCGACGGCACTGCCTCTCGATTTTCTACGTGGGCAAAAGGCGCTCGCGAAAATGGAGCTGTTGAAACGGGGATCGCGACTGTCGATCCAGCCGGTGACGAAACCGGAATTCGACACGATTGTGAAGCTGGCTCATTCGCGCCAGGGCGGAAAGTAACGCATGGCCGAAAGACGCAACTCACTCGATTGGATCGAAGACGAACTAACGATACTCGCCTCGCAGGATCTGCTGCGGCGGCAGTTCACGCATCAGGGACCTGCAGGCGCCGCGCTCGAAGTAAATGGTCGGCCGTGCTTGAACTTCGGCTCGAATGACTATCTCGGACTGGCCGCCGATCCGCGCGTGACGGCCGCCGCGCAAGCCTGTATCGACCGTGAAGGGTGGGGTAGCGCCGCGAGTCCGCTGTTGGCCGGACGGGGCACGGCTCACGCGCAGCTCGAGGCCGATCTTGCCGCGTTCGAAGAGGCGGAAGCCGCGATCGTCTTCTCCTCAGGCTTCGCCGCCAACCTGGCGACGGTTACGACGCTGGTCTCGCGCGGGGATGTCATCCTGGCGGACGAAACAAACCATGCCAGCCTGATCGACGGCTGCCGGCTGTCGCGGGCCGAGATCGCCGTTTATCCGCATAACGACTGGCGGCAATTGGAAGCGATGCTGGCCGCCTCGCGCGATGCGCGGCGCCGGCTGATCGTGACTGACTCGTTGTTTAGTATGAACGGTGATCTCGCTCCCTTGGTCGAGATTTCGGATCTGGCCGCGCGGCATCAGGCGATGCTGATGGTGGACGAAGCGCATGCCACGGGCGTATTCGGCGCCGCAGGGCGCGGTGTGACCGAGTATTTCGGTGTCAGCGACCGCATCGACGTGCGGGTCGGCACGCTCAGCAAGGCGCTCGGCGGCGTCGGCGGTTTCGTCTGCGGGCCAATGAGTCTGATTAATTGGCTTATCAACCGCGCGCGACCGTATATCTTTTCCACCGCCCCGCCGGCAGCCGCGTGTGCGGCGGCCTCGGCGGCGCTAGCGATCGTGCGAGAAGAACCAAGCCGTCGCCAGCAATTGCTCGCACGCGCCGACCGGTTGCGCAGCGCACTAGCGAAGCAGGGCTGGGACGTCGATCGATCGGCCAGTCAGATCATTCCGCTGGTCGTGGGAGAGCCGCAACGGGCGCTGGAACTATCGAGCGAACTAGCTAAACGCGGCTTCTATGTTCCCGCGATTCGTCCCCCCAGCGTCGTCCCGGGCCAGGCGCGACTGCGGATCGGCCTATCCGCAGCTCATGACGAAGCGGCGATCGCTAGGCTGCAAGCGGCGCTCGCCGAGCTATCGGCGCATACTCCTGCCGCCGTGCGGTAGACGTAGCCCGTTGAGAGTCCGCTATTCGATCGCACCGCGCGCCAAAGCCGCGATAATTCGGTCGACGTCGTAGACGCAGCCCCCCCAGGTACCACCGCTCGCGCTTTGCAGAGCCGCCCACAGGCGTGTGTCGTCCGGCAACGCGGCGTCGGATTTCAGATCCTCGCGCACCGGCCGTGCGGCCAATACAGCGGCCGCGGCCGTTGGCTCGAGTCGCTGGTGCTCGTCGCCGACAAAGTCGACGGTGCCCACCAGGTTGCGGCAATCGATCATGATTTGCACCAGGTCGCCGTCGCGCAATTTACCCAGCGGCCCGCCCGCCAGAGCCTCGGGTCCGACGTGGCCAATGCAAGCGCCCGTGCTGACGCCGGAAAAGCGAGCGTCGGTCACCACCGTCACTTCGTGGCCCCAGGAAAGATGCTTCAGCGCCGCGGTGATCTGATAAATCTCTTCCATGCCCGAGCCCAGCGGTCCGCGGCCGGCAAGCACCAGCACGTCACCAGGCTTGATCGGACGTTCGCCGCGTCCCTTGATCGCCGCGGTGGCATCGACTTCGCGAGTGAAGACGCGAGCCGGGCCGAGCTTGTGATACACGCCCGACGGATCGAGGACTTTGGGACTGATGGCGGTGCTTTTCACGACCGATCCTTCAGGCGCCAGATTGCCGCGCGGGAAGCACACAGTGCTTGTCAGGCCGCGTTCGCGCGCCTTGTCGGGCGACATGATGACATCGCCGGGATCAACGCCGTCGGCCGTAAAAAGGGCTTGCCGAAGTTTCTTGCGCCGCTCGCTCGTCTCCCACCAGGCGAGCACTTCGCCGAGCGTAATGCCGGCCGCCGTCATCACGCCAAGGTCCAAGAGTCCCAGCTCGCGCAAGTGCAGCATCACCTCGGGAACGCCCCCCGCCAGGAAAACGCGCACCGTGGGATGGCCCATCGGACCGTTGGGCAAGGCATCAACAAGTCGTGGCACTTGTAGATTGATCTTATGCCAGTCGTCAACCGTCGGGCGTCGCAATCCAGCCGCGTGCGCGATCGCTGGTATGTGCAATAACAGATTCGTCGAGCCGCCGAACGCAGCGTGTACGACCATCGCGTTGCGAACCGCCGCATCGGTCAGAATATCGCGCAGCTTGATGCCGCGGGCATGCAAATTCCACAGAGCCCGTGCACTGCGGCGTGCCGTGTCGAGCCAGATCGGCTGACCTGACGGCGCGAGCGCCGAATGCGGCAGCGAAAGCCCCAGCGCCTCGCCCACGACTTGCGACGTTGCGGCCGTACCAAGGAATTGGCAGCCACCACCGGGCGAGGCACACGCACGACACGCCAAGATCGCGGCCTCCTCGAGCGAGATCTCTTGATGAGCAAAGCGCGCCCCGACTGATTGCACTTTGCCGGCATCTTCTCCCTCGGTGGCGGGCAAGGTAACTCCACCAGGCACCAGCACGCACGGCAACTCACGCGATCCGGCCAGTGCCAACATCATCGCCGGCAGCCCTTTGTCGCACGTCGCGACTCCCAGCACACCACGACGCGTGGGAAGCGAACGAATCAGGCGGCGGAAGATGATGGCAGCATCGTTGCGATAAGGAAGACTATCGAACATGCCCGTCGTCCCTTGCGTTCGCCCATCACAAGGATCCGAGCAAAACGCGGCGAATGGAACGCCACCTGCGGATTTTAGTTCACGTGCCGCGGCCTGCATCAGCAGCCCGACCTCCCAATGCCCTGTGTGATACCCCAGGGCGATGGGCGTTCCGTCGGCTGCGCGAATGCCAC from Pirellulales bacterium carries:
- a CDS encoding PDZ domain-containing protein, with amino-acid sequence MALPTLRTNLLRLASLAAMLTIATVVQGQETLTKEYMLGVSCAPLTEDLRDELKIDEEKGLVVIDVIPDSPAGKGGMQKNDILVSVGDRPLAEVADLIAAVSAAGGSEITITLVREGERQDVAVTPRKRRDINFNLPVPGAGTPVGVQIIRPGRMLPPRMALMMHHPDLPDDMSVTIQKRGKEPAKIKVEQGDKTWEVTEGTLDQLPEEVRPHVEPMVGRLAIKLPAGVGDVLTYVPNSDELHEHVRNARDAARTAGREAERAAAEARQEADAVTREAQEQARDVTRQARLKVVELRRSAEKAARDTADDAVDRGLSWLDKQLDERFNQLDRRIDELHGIVDSLRGEKILVPDQDAAEKPAEKSADKPKE
- the bioF gene encoding 8-amino-7-oxononanoate synthase codes for the protein MAERRNSLDWIEDELTILASQDLLRRQFTHQGPAGAALEVNGRPCLNFGSNDYLGLAADPRVTAAAQACIDREGWGSAASPLLAGRGTAHAQLEADLAAFEEAEAAIVFSSGFAANLATVTTLVSRGDVILADETNHASLIDGCRLSRAEIAVYPHNDWRQLEAMLAASRDARRRLIVTDSLFSMNGDLAPLVEISDLAARHQAMLMVDEAHATGVFGAAGRGVTEYFGVSDRIDVRVGTLSKALGGVGGFVCGPMSLINWLINRARPYIFSTAPPAAACAAASAALAIVREEPSRRQQLLARADRLRSALAKQGWDVDRSASQIIPLVVGEPQRALELSSELAKRGFYVPAIRPPSVVPGQARLRIGLSAAHDEAAIARLQAALAELSAHTPAAVR
- a CDS encoding YjhG/YagF family D-xylonate dehydratase, with protein sequence MTKNHEFSAAEVIGDNLSAVEHVTTHATGPAGALPLTEEMLRDWPSGDIFGLTQNAGMGWPVTEMLGPQFVLLSTQGGIRAADGTPIALGYHTGHWEVGLLMQAAARELKSAGGVPFAAFCSDPCDGRTQGTTGMFDSLPYRNDAAIIFRRLIRSLPTRRGVLGVATCDKGLPAMMLALAGSRELPCVLVPGGVTLPATEGEDAGKVQSVGARFAHQEISLEEAAILACRACASPGGGCQFLGTAATSQVVGEALGLSLPHSALAPSGQPIWLDTARRSARALWNLHARGIKLRDILTDAAVRNAMVVHAAFGGSTNLLLHIPAIAHAAGLRRPTVDDWHKINLQVPRLVDALPNGPMGHPTVRVFLAGGVPEVMLHLRELGLLDLGVMTAAGITLGEVLAWWETSERRKKLRQALFTADGVDPGDVIMSPDKARERGLTSTVCFPRGNLAPEGSVVKSTAISPKVLDPSGVYHKLGPARVFTREVDATAAIKGRGERPIKPGDVLVLAGRGPLGSGMEEIYQITAALKHLSWGHEVTVVTDARFSGVSTGACIGHVGPEALAGGPLGKLRDGDLVQIMIDCRNLVGTVDFVGDEHQRLEPTAAAAVLAARPVREDLKSDAALPDDTRLWAALQSASGGTWGGCVYDVDRIIAALARGAIE
- a CDS encoding RNA polymerase sigma factor, which encodes MTKAQSPNQAEGRVPQVAVDWQAALAEHDRWLRMVVRARVGDWQAVDEVLQEVSLAAVAQKAPLADATKVAPWLYRLAVRQVLLYRRKHGRRRNLVDRFARETQPTEVDRRTVDPLQWLMADERGRQVREALATMVSRDAEILLLKYAEDWSYHDIASHLGISHSAVEARLHRARLRLREALTAVNVIEV
- a CDS encoding EVE domain-containing protein, with product MAKSARYWLFKSEPESFSIQNLAAAPKQTTFWDGVRNYQARNSLRDDIKPGDHVLFYHSAADPPAVVGTASVVREGYPDHTAWQKTNHHFDPKSTAEKPIWYMVDIQLEEIFPTALPLDFLRGQKALAKMELLKRGSRLSIQPVTKPEFDTIVKLAHSRQGGK